From Leptospira meyeri:
TCAAACTACGGGGGAAAAAACTTGTGTCAAGGGAAAATCGTTTACCGTCGGTTAGTCTTTCTTCCCGTTCAGAATTCCTCTGGACGAAATCAATTCCTGTTCTAGTTTTAGAATATAAAACCATGAGTTTATCGAACATAGAAAAAGTCATTGCCATCGACGGGCCTGCCGGCTCTGGAAAAAGTACGCTCGCACGAATGATTGCCCATAAAATTGGGTATCTTTACTTAGATTCGGGTGCCTACTATCGTGCACTAACCCTTGCTATATGGGAAAAGTTTTTGGAAACAAAAGAGGATGAGTCTAAGTTTCCCTTTTATACGGAAAAACTAGGAGACGCGACTCTTTTAGAAAAAGACGAAGCTGAGTTTGGATTTTCTGTGGCGAAGATTCCCGTACACTGTGAACTTTCTTCCACTGGAGAAAATTTAATGTTTCTCGGTGAAAGAGACATAAGTTTGGAAATCCGCGATCCAGAGATCACAAAAAAAATTCGTTACATTGCTCCTAGAAGGGCTTTTCGAGAAATTATCAACCACCACA
This genomic window contains:
- the cmk gene encoding (d)CMP kinase, with amino-acid sequence MSLSNIEKVIAIDGPAGSGKSTLARMIAHKIGYLYLDSGAYYRALTLAIWEKFLETKEDESKFPFYTEKLGDATLLEKDEAEFGFSVAKIPVHCELSSTGENLMFLGERDISLEIRDPEITKKIRYIAPRRAFREIINHHIREFAKTHQLVMDGRDIGTEVFPKSKFKFFLTASVEVRAKRRYDELVAKGFKADLDHIKEEIVARDESDTTRTVAPLKQASDAILIDTSTLDTETVLNTILSKVSSSGQI